From a region of the Panicum virgatum strain AP13 chromosome 2K, P.virgatum_v5, whole genome shotgun sequence genome:
- the LOC120693903 gene encoding putative pentatricopeptide repeat-containing protein At1g26500 yields the protein MPPRLFLFSRLLSTSASSPAPAPVPRPTDPALLLRLCTILYQHQHDPDDKLHRRLSALSLPTAPSDLRELFLQASARFPLSWRPVHRLLAHLSSRHSGAGDGGFPHSPATAARFLDVLAKSGNIDLLHSTLFSLPRTLLSTAALRAAVRGLAPSREVGKIAALVTLFPECHRARILTFVTDVACSEPCRLPDVAEKVIKRAEHYHGVSRTARCDELLVVAYCRAGSLADACRVWNGMERRGLEPGAAAYQEIVVTMFKNNRAADAMKVFDGMRRSGVQDDGGACCRAVVSWLCKDGKVWGAYMVFAEMVKIGVEVDGDVLGDLVYGLIARRRVREGYKVFRGVRAKDIALYHGLMKGLLRIKRAGEATEVFREMISRGCEPNMHTYIMLLQGHLGKRGRKGRDPLVNFESIFVGGLVKAGRTLEATKFVERAMWGGVNVPRFDYNKFLYYFSNEEGALMFEEVGKRLREVGLIDLADILSTYGERMTTRDRRRRAMNGLLESVQSVQDVCC from the coding sequence ATGCCTCCCCGCCTCTTCCTTTTCAGCCGCCTCCTCTCCACCTCCGCGTCGTCTCCCGCCCCGGCGCCCGTGCCAAGGCCGACCGATCCCGCTCTGCTTCTCCGCCTCTGCACGATCCTCTACCAGCACCAGCACGATCCCGACGACAAGCTGCACCGCCGCCTCTCCGCGCTGTCGCTTCCCACCGCACCCTCCGACCTCCGCGAGCTCTTCCTCCAGGCCTCCGCGCGGTTCCCGCTCTCCTGGCGCCCCGTGCACCGCCTCCTCGCGCACCTCTCCTCCCGCCACAGCGgagccggcgacggcgggttcCCACactcccccgccaccgccgcgcgcttCCTCGACGTCCTCGCCAAGTCCGGGAACATCGACCTCCTCCACTCCACGCTCTTCTCCCTGCCCCGCACCCTCCTCTCCACGGCGGcactccgcgccgccgtccgcggccTCGCCCCGAGCCGCGAGGTCGGGAAGATCGCCGCGCTCGTGACGCTCTTCCCCGAATGCCACCGCGCTCGGATCCTCACGTTCGTCACCGACGTCGCGTGCTCGGAGCCGTGCAGGCTGCCGGACGTGGCGGAGAAGGTGATCAAGCGCGCCGAGCACTACCACGGCGTCTCGCGCACTGCGAGGTGCGACGAACTGCTGGTCGTCGCGTACTGCCGCGCGGGGTCGCTCGCGGACGCCTGCAGGGTGTGGAACGGCATGGAGAGGCGCGGCCTCGAGCCGGGCGCCGCGGCGTACCAGGAGATTGTGGTCACCATGTTCAAAAACAACCGCGCCGCGGACGCCATGAAGGTGTTCGACGGAATGCGGAGGAGTGGAGTGCAGGACGACGGAGGTGCGTGCTGCCGCGCGGTAGTGTCTTGGCTGTGCAAGGATGGGAAGGTGTGGGGCGCGTACATGGTGTTCGCTGAAATGGTGAAGATAGGTGTGGAGGTGGACGGGGATGTGTTGGGTGATTTGGTGTATGGGCTGATTGCGAGGAGAAGGGTTAGGGAAGGATACAAGGTGTTTCGTGGTGTTAGGGCGAAGGACATTGCACTGTATCATGGGTTAATGAAGGGGCTGCTGAGGATAAAGCGGGCAGGGGAGGCTACCGAGGTGTTCAGGGAGATGATCAGCAGGGGATGTGAACCGAACATGCACACTTACATCATGTTACTTCAGGGACATTTGGGGAAGAGAGGCCGGAAGGGTAGAGACCCATTGGTGAACTTCGAGAGCATATTTGTTGGTGGCTTGGTGAAAGCTGGAAGGACATTGGAGGCGACTAAGTTTGTTGAGAGGGCAATGTGGGGTGGGGTTAATGTGCCAAGGTTCGATTATAACAAGTTCCTATACTATTTTTCGAATGAGGAGGGGGCACTAATGTTTGAAGAGGTTGGAAAGAGGCTGAGGGAGGTTGGACTAATTGATCTTGCAGACATTTTGTCAACCTATGGTGAGCGCATGACCACCAGGGATAGGAGGAGGAGAGCAATGAATGGACTTCTAGAATCAGTTCAGTCAGTTCAAGATGTTTGCTGCTAA